Proteins encoded by one window of Branchiostoma floridae strain S238N-H82 chromosome 6, Bfl_VNyyK, whole genome shotgun sequence:
- the LOC118417481 gene encoding monoglyceride lipase-like yields MLLLSPAIRAALLAGMIVIGSIGAWLLPEVRVGGPRPLLVLLSKHQESQTMYVNDPFVFKDGIKLRAAHQLLNGIKETRQRLHEVECPFLILHGENDSVTDIGGSRELYEQARSQDKQLKTYPNCLHNLLLETPDDVEKVQKDIVDWLLPRVDRAQTSSSHVWL; encoded by the exons ATGCTACTGTTGTCCCCTGCTATACGGGCCGCGCTGCTGGCAGGGATG ATCGTCATAGGATCAATCGGCGCCTGGCTGCTTCCAGAGGTCCGTGTGGGCGGGCCTCGGCCGCTACTAGTACTCCTGAGCAAACACCAGGAAAGT CAAACGATGTACGTAAACGATCCTTTCGTCTTTAAAGACGGGATTAAGTTGCGGGCGGCACATCAGCTGCTTAATG GTATAAAAGAAACACGCCAACGGCTCCATGAAGTCGAGTGCCCATTTCTGATACTACACGGTGAGAACGACTCCGTAACAGACATCGGCGGGTCCCGAGAACTGTATGAGCAGGCCAGGAGTCAAGATAAACAGTTAAAG ACGTACCCCAACTGTCTGCACAACTTACTGCTGGAGACGcctgacgatgtagagaaggttCAGAAGGACATCGTGGATTGGTTGTTACCCCGTGTGGACCGGGCACAGACTTCCTCCTCACATGTATGGTTATAA
- the LOC118417480 gene encoding monoglyceride lipase-like codes for MASSDDVVRCTPQGVNYNTLQHMVNADGQYLFCKTWEPDLKEGEKPRALLFHAHGLRCHCGLLSSILAQLLNEHGILVFSHDHVGHGQSEGIPGDHMDLEAMTRDVLQHVEMVSARYPGVPIFLSGQSMGGPIAIRASLQRPDLFAGMLLLSPAIRAALLAGMIVIGSIGAWLLPEVRVGGPRPLLLSKHQESQTMYANDPFVFKEGIKLRAAHQLLNGIKETRQRLHEVECPFLILHGENDSVTDIGGSRELYEQARSQDKQIKTYPNCLHNLLLETPDDVEKVQKDIVDWLLPRVHRAQTSSSHVWL; via the exons ATGGCGAGCTCTGACGATGTAGTGCGTTGTACTCCTCAGGGGGTGAACTACAACACTCTACAACACATGGTGAACGCAGACGGGCAGTATCTGTTCTGCAAGACTTGGGAGCCCGATCTGAAGGAAGGCGAGAAACCTAG AGCACTTCTATTCCATGCACATGGCTTAAGGTGCCACTGTGGTCTACTATCCTCCATCTTGGCACAACTTCTCAATGAGCACGGGATACTGGTCTTCTCACACGACCACG TCGGCCATGGTCAGAGTGAGGGGATTCCAGGAGACCACATGGACCTAGAAGCCATGACCAGGGACGTCTTACAACACGTTGAAATGGTGTCGGCCAGGTACCCAGGTGTGCCCATCTTCTTGTCGGGACAGTCCATG GGTGGCCCTATTGCAATCCGGGCATCCCTGCAGCGTCCTGATCTATTTGCCGGGATGCTACTGTTGTCCCCTGCTATACGGGCCGCGCTGCTGGCAGGGATG ATCGTCATAGGATCAATCGGTGCCTGGCTGCTTCCAGAGGTCCGTGTGGGCGGGCCTCGGCCGCTTCTGCTAAGCAAACACCAGGAAAGT CAAACGATGTACGCAAACGATCCTTTCGTCTTTAAAGAAGGGATTAAGTTGCGGGCGGCACATCAGCTGCTTAATG GTATAAAAGAAACACGTCAGCGGCTCCATGAAGTCGAGTGCCCATTTCTGATACTACACGGTGAGAACGACTCCGTAACAGACATCGGGGGGTCCCGAGAACTGTATGAGCAGGCCAGGAGTcaagataaacaaataaag ACGTACCCCAACTGTCTACACAACTTACTGCTGGAAACGcctgacgatgtagagaaggttCAGAAGGACATCGTGGATTGGTTGTTACCCCGTGTGCACCGGGCACAGACTTCCTCCTCACATGTATGGTTATGA